A stretch of Triticum aestivum cultivar Chinese Spring chromosome 1D, IWGSC CS RefSeq v2.1, whole genome shotgun sequence DNA encodes these proteins:
- the LOC123157579 gene encoding 60S ribosomal protein L13a-4-like: MHIVVIRSLRLASRCRAGDRVQSAHIEGGRALVRALQDGQAGGQPLVHLLVGGQGLRVLRLQPGHRYCLLGQLSKEVGWNYADTIRMFGMAEKEMEYRVELFNRRIWG, encoded by the exons ATGCATATTGTTGTGATCCGTAGCTTACGCCTTGCCTCCAGGTGTCGTGCTGGCGACCGGGTTCAGAGCGCTCATATCGAAGGTGGCCGAGCACTGGTACGAGCTCTACAAGATGGACAAGCAGGGGGCCAACCTCTGGTTCATCTACTGGTGGGAGGACAAGGTCTCAG GGTTCTGAGGCTGCAGCCTGGGCACAGGTACTGCCTCCTCGGCCAGCTCTCCAAGGAGGTCGGATGGAACTACGCCGACACCATCAGG ATGTTCGGGAtggcggagaaggagatggagtacCGGGTCGAGCTTTTCAACCG GCGAATTTGGGGCTGA